Proteins from a genomic interval of Clostridium sp. M62/1:
- a CDS encoding glycogen/starch/alpha-glucan phosphorylase produces MQTFDKETFKKSIIDNVKNQYRKTIDEATPQQVYQAVAYAVKDVIIDEWIATHKAYDRDDAKIVYYLSMEFLMGRALGNNIINIGAQKEIKEALEELGFDLNAIEDQEPDPALGNGGLGRLAACFLDSLATLGYPAYGCGIRYHYGMFKQKIENGYQLEVPDEWLKNGYPFELRRAEYATEVKFGGYVKTVWENGRNHFVQEGYRSVMAIPYDMPIVGYGNNVVNTLRIWDAQPLNSFSLQAFDKGDYQKAVEEENLAKNLVEVLYPNDNHYSGKELRLKQQYFFISASVQRAVAKYKETHSDIHKLPEKVIFQLNDTHPTVAIAELMRILLDVEGLEWDEAWAITTKCCAYTNHTIMSEALEKWPIELFSRLLPRIYQIVEEINRRFLIEVEKKYPGNYEKVRKMAIIFDGQVKMAHLAIVAGFSVNGVAKLHTEILKHQELKDFYEMMPEKFNNKTNGITQRRFLLHGNPELAAWVTDKIGDEWITDLPQIAKLKVYADDKKCQQEFMNIKYHNKLRLAKYIKEHNGIDVDPRSIFDVQVKRLHEYKRQLLNILHVMYLYNQLKDNPNMEMVPRTFIFGAKAAAGYQIAKKTIKLINSVADVINHDKSINGKIKVVFIEDYRVSNAEIIFAAADVSEQISTASKEASGTGNMKFMLNGALTLGTMDGANVEIVEEVGKENAFIFGLSSDEVINYENNGGYNPVEIFNTDQEIRRVLMQLINGYYAPEDPELFRDIYNSLLNTKNSAKADTYFILKDFRSYAEAQKRVEEAYKNQEWWAKAALLNTACSGKFSSDRTIEEYVKDIWHLDKVKVEL; encoded by the coding sequence ATGCAGACATTTGACAAGGAAACATTTAAAAAGAGCATAATTGACAATGTAAAGAACCAGTACAGGAAAACCATTGACGAGGCTACCCCGCAGCAGGTTTATCAGGCTGTCGCTTATGCCGTTAAGGATGTGATTATAGACGAATGGATTGCAACGCACAAGGCCTACGACCGCGATGATGCGAAGATCGTATACTATCTGTCCATGGAGTTTTTAATGGGACGTGCGCTGGGAAACAACATTATCAACATCGGAGCACAGAAGGAAATCAAGGAGGCTCTCGAGGAGCTGGGCTTTGATTTAAATGCCATTGAGGATCAGGAGCCGGATCCGGCGCTTGGAAACGGGGGCCTCGGAAGGCTCGCCGCCTGCTTTTTGGATTCCCTGGCGACTCTGGGTTATCCGGCCTACGGCTGCGGCATCCGCTACCACTACGGCATGTTCAAACAGAAGATTGAAAACGGTTACCAGCTGGAGGTGCCGGACGAGTGGCTGAAGAACGGCTATCCCTTTGAGCTTCGCCGGGCAGAGTACGCCACAGAGGTTAAATTCGGCGGCTATGTAAAGACGGTCTGGGAAAACGGCAGAAACCATTTTGTGCAGGAGGGATACCGCTCCGTTATGGCCATCCCCTACGACATGCCGATTGTGGGCTACGGCAACAACGTGGTAAACACTCTGCGTATCTGGGACGCACAGCCTCTCAATTCCTTCAGCCTTCAGGCTTTCGACAAGGGAGATTACCAGAAGGCGGTGGAAGAGGAAAATCTGGCCAAGAATCTGGTAGAGGTACTCTATCCCAACGACAATCACTATTCCGGCAAGGAGCTGCGCTTAAAGCAGCAGTACTTCTTCATCTCCGCCAGCGTGCAGAGAGCCGTTGCCAAGTACAAGGAAACACACAGCGATATCCATAAGCTGCCAGAGAAGGTGATTTTCCAGTTAAATGATACCCATCCGACTGTGGCTATCGCCGAGCTTATGAGAATCCTTCTGGATGTGGAGGGACTTGAGTGGGATGAGGCCTGGGCCATCACCACCAAGTGCTGTGCCTACACAAACCACACGATTATGTCCGAGGCTCTCGAGAAATGGCCGATCGAGCTGTTCTCCCGCCTGCTTCCGCGTATTTACCAGATCGTGGAGGAGATTAACCGCCGCTTCTTAATCGAGGTGGAAAAGAAGTATCCAGGCAACTATGAGAAAGTCAGAAAGATGGCCATTATCTTTGACGGACAGGTGAAGATGGCGCATCTGGCCATTGTAGCCGGCTTCTCTGTAAACGGCGTTGCGAAGCTGCACACGGAGATCTTAAAGCATCAGGAATTAAAAGATTTCTACGAGATGATGCCGGAGAAGTTCAACAACAAGACGAACGGCATTACCCAGAGAAGATTCCTGCTTCACGGAAATCCGGAGCTGGCAGCCTGGGTGACAGACAAGATCGGGGACGAGTGGATCACAGACCTGCCTCAGATTGCAAAGCTGAAGGTCTATGCAGACGACAAGAAGTGCCAGCAGGAATTTATGAATATCAAGTACCACAACAAGCTGCGCCTTGCAAAATACATCAAGGAGCACAACGGCATTGATGTAGATCCGAGATCGATTTTTGACGTGCAGGTGAAGAGACTTCACGAGTACAAGAGGCAGCTGTTAAACATCCTCCATGTAATGTATCTGTACAATCAGCTGAAGGATAATCCGAATATGGAGATGGTTCCGAGAACCTTCATCTTCGGAGCAAAGGCAGCGGCAGGCTATCAGATTGCCAAAAAGACCATCAAGCTCATCAATTCCGTGGCAGATGTGATCAACCACGATAAGTCGATTAACGGAAAGATCAAGGTGGTATTTATCGAAGACTACCGCGTGTCCAACGCAGAGATCATCTTTGCGGCAGCCGATGTGAGCGAGCAGATCTCCACAGCCAGCAAGGAGGCTTCCGGCACGGGAAATATGAAGTTCATGCTGAACGGAGCGCTGACTCTTGGAACCATGGACGGAGCCAATGTGGAGATTGTGGAGGAGGTTGGAAAGGAGAATGCATTCATCTTCGGACTTTCCTCCGACGAGGTGATCAATTACGAGAACAACGGCGGCTACAATCCGGTTGAAATCTTCAACACAGACCAGGAGATCAGACGGGTGCTGATGCAGCTGATCAACGGCTACTATGCACCGGAGGATCCGGAGCTGTTCAGGGATATCTATAACTCCCTGTTAAATACAAAGAACAGCGCAAAGGCGGACACCTACTTTATTCTCAAGGACTTCCGCTCCTACGCCGAGGCTCAGAAGCGCGTGGAGGAGGCCTACAAGAATCAGGAGTGGTGGGCAAAGGCGGCGCTCTTAAATACTGCCTGCTCAGGCAAGTTCTCCTCTGACAGAACCATTGAGGAGTATGTAAAGGACATCTGGCACCTTGACAAGGTGAAGGTGGAGCTGTAA
- the ileS gene encoding isoleucine--tRNA ligase, with protein MYDKVSTDMNFVEREKKTEKFWADNKIFEKSIESRKEGPTYTFYDGPPTANGKPHIGHVLTRVIKDMIPRYRTMKGYMVPRKAGWDTHGLPVELEVEKMLGLDGKEQIEQYGLEPFIGHCKESVWKYKGMWEDFSATVGFWADMDHPYVTYHNDFIESEWWALKQIWEKGLLYKGFKIVPYCPRCGTPLSSHEVAQGYKDVKEKSAIAKFKVKGEDAYILAWTTTPWTLPSNVALCVNPDETYVKVQMKEDGTVYYLAQALCDTVLGEGSYEVKETYVGKDLEYKEYEPLFDCASSICEKQHKKAYFVTCDTYVTLTDGTGVVHIAPAFGEDDSKVGRNYDLPFVQLVDAKGEMTKETPWAGTFCKKADPLVLKDLEERGLLFSAPNFEHSYPHCWRCDTPLIYYARESWFIKMTAVKDDLIRNNNTINWIPESIGKGRFGDWLENVQDWGVSRNRYWGTPLNIWECECGCQHSVGSIEELKSMSDNCPDDIELHRPFIDAVTIRCPKCGKEMHRVPEVIDCWFDSGSMPFAQHHYPFENKELFEQQFPADFISEAVDQTRGWFYSLLAISTLLFNKAPYKNVIVLGHVQDENGQKMSKSKGNAVDPFDALATYGADAIRWYFYINSAPWLPNRFHGKAVMEGQRKFMGTLWNTYAFFVLYANIDNFDATKYTLEYDKLPVMDKWLLSKLNTLIKEVDSNLGNYRIPEAARALQDFVDDMSNWYVRRSRERFWAKGMEQDKINAYMTLYTALVTVSKVAAPMIPFMCEDIYQNLVRNIDKTAPESVHLCDFPAADESHIDKELEAYMDEVLKIVVFGRAARNTANIKNRQPIGKMFVKAERALPEFYQEIIEDELNVKTVEFTDDVRAFTSYSFKPQLKTVGPKYGKQLGNIRKALSEIDGNAAMDTLNEKGALTFDFDGAEVVLTKEDLLIDAAQVEGYVSEGDNTVMVVLDTNLTPELLEEGFVREIISKIQTMRKEAGFEVMNHIRVFVNGNEKIAEIFAGHGEEIRSEVLADEILPGQTGGYAKEWNINGEKVMLGVEKIG; from the coding sequence ATGTATGACAAGGTCTCTACCGACATGAATTTCGTGGAGAGAGAAAAAAAGACAGAGAAATTCTGGGCTGACAACAAGATTTTCGAGAAAAGTATCGAGAGCCGCAAGGAGGGCCCGACCTACACCTTTTACGACGGTCCGCCTACGGCAAACGGAAAGCCTCATATCGGCCACGTTCTGACACGTGTTATCAAGGATATGATCCCCAGATACCGCACCATGAAGGGCTACATGGTTCCCAGGAAGGCAGGATGGGATACCCATGGACTTCCGGTAGAGCTGGAAGTGGAGAAGATGCTGGGCCTTGACGGCAAGGAGCAGATCGAGCAGTACGGCCTGGAGCCATTCATCGGCCACTGCAAGGAGAGCGTCTGGAAGTATAAGGGGATGTGGGAGGATTTCTCCGCCACCGTCGGCTTCTGGGCTGACATGGATCACCCTTATGTAACTTATCACAATGATTTCATCGAGTCTGAGTGGTGGGCCTTAAAGCAGATCTGGGAGAAGGGGCTGCTCTATAAGGGATTCAAGATTGTGCCTTACTGTCCGCGCTGCGGAACACCTCTTTCCAGCCATGAGGTGGCTCAGGGCTACAAGGATGTAAAAGAGAAATCCGCTATCGCCAAATTTAAGGTAAAGGGCGAGGATGCCTATATCCTGGCCTGGACCACAACGCCCTGGACACTGCCCTCCAACGTGGCACTCTGCGTGAACCCGGATGAAACTTATGTGAAGGTCCAGATGAAGGAAGACGGAACCGTCTACTACCTGGCTCAGGCACTCTGCGACACCGTTCTCGGAGAGGGAAGCTACGAGGTGAAGGAGACCTACGTGGGAAAGGATCTGGAGTACAAGGAATATGAGCCGCTGTTTGACTGCGCTTCCAGCATCTGTGAAAAACAGCACAAGAAGGCATACTTTGTAACCTGCGATACGTATGTAACGCTGACAGACGGTACCGGAGTGGTTCACATTGCCCCTGCCTTCGGTGAGGACGACAGCAAGGTGGGAAGAAACTATGATCTTCCGTTTGTGCAGCTGGTGGATGCCAAGGGTGAGATGACAAAGGAAACTCCCTGGGCAGGAACCTTCTGCAAAAAGGCAGATCCGCTGGTGTTGAAGGATCTGGAGGAGAGAGGGCTCTTATTCTCCGCGCCGAACTTTGAGCACAGCTATCCCCACTGCTGGCGCTGTGATACTCCTCTCATCTACTATGCGAGAGAGTCCTGGTTTATCAAGATGACGGCGGTGAAGGACGATCTGATCCGCAACAACAATACCATCAACTGGATCCCTGAGAGCATCGGCAAGGGCCGTTTCGGCGACTGGCTGGAGAACGTACAGGACTGGGGCGTATCCAGAAACCGCTACTGGGGAACACCTCTCAATATCTGGGAGTGTGAGTGCGGATGCCAGCACTCTGTGGGAAGCATCGAGGAGTTAAAGAGCATGTCCGACAACTGTCCGGACGATATTGAGCTTCACCGTCCGTTTATCGACGCAGTGACCATCCGCTGCCCGAAGTGCGGAAAGGAGATGCACCGCGTTCCGGAGGTGATTGACTGCTGGTTTGACTCTGGCTCCATGCCGTTTGCTCAGCACCATTATCCCTTTGAGAACAAGGAGCTGTTTGAGCAGCAGTTCCCGGCCGACTTTATCTCCGAGGCCGTGGATCAGACGAGAGGCTGGTTCTATTCTCTGCTGGCCATCTCCACGCTTCTCTTCAACAAGGCTCCGTACAAAAACGTAATTGTCCTCGGCCATGTCCAGGATGAGAACGGACAGAAGATGAGCAAGTCCAAGGGAAATGCGGTGGATCCGTTTGACGCCCTGGCTACCTACGGTGCAGACGCCATCCGCTGGTATTTCTACATCAACAGCGCGCCGTGGCTGCCCAACCGCTTCCACGGAAAGGCCGTGATGGAGGGACAGAGAAAGTTCATGGGCACTCTCTGGAATACCTATGCATTCTTCGTGCTCTATGCGAATATAGATAACTTTGACGCCACAAAATATACACTGGAGTACGATAAGCTGCCGGTTATGGATAAGTGGCTGCTGTCCAAGTTAAACACCCTGATCAAGGAAGTGGACAGCAATCTTGGAAATTACAGGATCCCGGAGGCTGCGAGAGCCCTTCAAGACTTTGTGGATGATATGAGCAATTGGTACGTGAGAAGAAGCCGTGAGCGCTTCTGGGCCAAGGGAATGGAGCAGGACAAAATCAATGCCTACATGACGCTTTACACAGCTCTCGTGACTGTGTCGAAGGTGGCTGCTCCCATGATTCCGTTTATGTGCGAGGATATCTACCAGAATCTGGTCAGAAATATTGATAAGACGGCTCCTGAGAGCGTGCATCTGTGTGACTTCCCGGCTGCCGACGAAAGCCATATTGACAAGGAGCTGGAGGCCTACATGGATGAGGTCTTAAAGATTGTAGTCTTTGGCCGTGCTGCCAGAAATACGGCAAATATCAAGAACCGTCAGCCGATTGGAAAGATGTTTGTGAAGGCAGAGAGAGCGCTTCCTGAGTTCTATCAGGAGATCATTGAAGATGAGCTGAATGTTAAGACAGTGGAGTTTACAGACGATGTGCGCGCCTTCACCTCCTACAGCTTCAAGCCGCAGCTTAAGACAGTAGGCCCGAAATACGGAAAGCAGCTGGGCAATATCAGGAAGGCTCTCTCTGAGATCGACGGCAATGCTGCCATGGATACGCTGAATGAAAAGGGCGCACTGACCTTTGACTTTGACGGAGCAGAGGTGGTTCTCACGAAGGAGGATCTGCTGATCGACGCAGCCCAGGTTGAGGGATATGTCTCCGAGGGAGACAATACGGTGATGGTGGTGCTTGACACCAACCTGACGCCGGAGCTTCTCGAGGAAGGCTTTGTGAGAGAGATCATCAGCAAGATTCAGACCATGAGGAAGGAAGCAGGCTTCGAGGTGATGAACCACATCCGCGTCTTTGTAAACGGCAATGAGAAGATTGCAGAGATCTTTGCAGGGCACGGGGAAGAGATCAGAAGCGAAGTGCTGGCAGACGAGATTTTACCGGGACAGACAGGCGGATACGCAAAAGAGTGGAACATCAACGGGGAAAAGGTAATGCTCGGCGTTGAAAAGATTGGCTGA
- a CDS encoding substrate-binding domain-containing protein: MKHARRIKTVFLLLLAAVIALLGGTAAHMSRRQERYQVAMIVKSTESAFFQSVFAGAGAAATEYNVSLITEGPESEEDYATQNEMIYKAVENGADALVISAVDFNKNAEAVDWAAAKGIPVVVIDSDVNSSAVKFRIGTDNEEAGRMAARAALDGTDGELFIGIVNFDENTANGQQREQGFREEAKKDSRVKEIVTINVPSAIDDTRAATKGLLSTHPEINVITTFNEWTSLGVGWAIRDLNKKDDISVVAFDSNAVSVGMLETGEVDALIVQNPYAMGYLGVEKAWEILSRRGVEGDKLDTETTLVTRENMFLDEYQKILFLFD, from the coding sequence ATGAAACACGCTAGAAGGATAAAAACAGTCTTTCTTCTCCTGCTTGCGGCTGTGATTGCTCTGCTTGGAGGAACGGCCGCCCATATGAGCCGCAGGCAGGAGAGATACCAGGTGGCAATGATTGTGAAATCCACAGAGTCCGCATTCTTTCAGTCTGTGTTTGCGGGGGCAGGCGCGGCTGCAACGGAATACAATGTTTCACTTATTACCGAGGGCCCGGAATCGGAGGAGGATTACGCAACACAGAACGAGATGATCTATAAGGCTGTGGAAAACGGAGCCGACGCCCTGGTGATTTCTGCCGTCGATTTCAATAAAAATGCCGAGGCTGTAGACTGGGCTGCAGCCAAGGGGATTCCTGTGGTAGTCATAGACAGCGATGTGAACAGCAGCGCAGTAAAGTTCCGCATCGGAACGGACAATGAGGAGGCTGGGAGAATGGCCGCCCGGGCCGCCCTTGACGGAACGGACGGGGAGCTTTTTATCGGGATTGTAAACTTTGACGAGAACACGGCCAACGGCCAGCAGCGGGAGCAGGGCTTCCGGGAGGAGGCAAAAAAGGACAGCAGGGTAAAAGAAATTGTAACGATCAATGTGCCCTCTGCCATAGATGACACGAGGGCTGCCACGAAGGGCCTGCTCTCGACCCATCCGGAAATCAATGTGATTACCACGTTCAACGAGTGGACAAGCCTTGGCGTGGGCTGGGCTATCCGGGATCTGAATAAGAAGGATGACATAAGCGTGGTAGCCTTTGACAGCAATGCGGTTTCTGTGGGAATGCTTGAAACGGGAGAGGTGGATGCGCTGATCGTGCAGAATCCCTACGCCATGGGCTATCTGGGAGTGGAGAAGGCCTGGGAAATTTTAAGCAGAAGAGGCGTGGAGGGCGATAAGCTCGACACGGAAACTACCCTTGTGACGAGGGAAAACATGTTCCTGGATGAGTACCAGAAGATTCTGTTTCTGTTTGACTGA
- a CDS encoding cache domain-containing sensor histidine kinase, producing MKKGEKSKKKRAGSSFSSAGMMAALVVSMVFVCLLAGMIIFVTTYRHSMIQNVKTFSDQAAVQVVNIVDNYMDDINSSLELIKNLFAEGGVKMDESLNSMVDMRTDVAAVTTYDPDTGELTGAWTGRKTFKDHPLKNLSFDPQTVPGPGEIVISKPHVESLLLNEYPWVVSISSLVETRDKGEQIVVLDSRFSQIASYVDNVGVGNHGYCFIIDRQGNIVYHPQQQLIFAGLKEENTADMARRPDGTYEESGVIYTIHTKEGSDWRIVAVSFVDELIEERLKSCVLLLAALLMAVLTATIISSIVLSRYISRPLLSLNKAMGEFEANAEGFSYVPAYGSREVTSLSHAFGHLVIRIQELMNQVRKEEIALRKTELRALQAQINPHFLYNTLDSIAWMCEEGRNGDAVEMVNALARLFRISISKGHELIPVEKEVEHAKSYLQIQKFRYKNQFQYSFDVQESCLCYYCNKITLQPIIENAIYHGLNRMIDEGFIEIRIYEDGDDVVFTVEDNGVGMTKEQCDRILHREVKGQTGGIGIKNVNDRVKIYFGEQYGITIESELDEGTKVSIRMPKVKEEIYETR from the coding sequence ATGAAAAAAGGGGAGAAAAGCAAGAAAAAGCGGGCCGGAAGCAGTTTCAGCAGCGCCGGCATGATGGCCGCCCTGGTGGTGTCCATGGTGTTTGTGTGCCTGCTGGCGGGAATGATCATCTTCGTCACCACCTACCGGCACTCGATGATCCAGAATGTGAAGACATTCAGCGATCAGGCGGCTGTTCAGGTTGTCAATATCGTGGACAATTATATGGACGACATCAACAGCTCTCTGGAACTGATCAAAAATCTCTTCGCAGAGGGCGGGGTAAAGATGGACGAGAGCTTAAACAGCATGGTTGACATGCGCACAGACGTGGCGGCAGTCACCACCTATGATCCCGATACAGGAGAGCTGACAGGCGCGTGGACAGGGAGGAAAACGTTCAAGGATCACCCGCTGAAAAATCTGTCCTTTGACCCTCAGACAGTACCGGGACCTGGGGAAATCGTAATATCAAAGCCCCATGTGGAAAGCCTTCTTCTCAATGAGTATCCGTGGGTGGTCTCCATCTCAAGCCTGGTGGAAACGAGGGATAAGGGGGAGCAGATTGTAGTTCTGGACTCCCGCTTCTCCCAGATAGCCAGCTACGTGGACAATGTGGGAGTAGGAAACCACGGATACTGCTTTATCATAGACAGGCAGGGAAACATCGTCTATCATCCTCAGCAGCAGCTTATCTTTGCCGGACTGAAGGAGGAGAATACGGCGGACATGGCCCGGCGTCCTGACGGTACCTATGAGGAGAGCGGGGTCATTTACACCATACATACAAAGGAAGGGAGCGACTGGCGCATCGTGGCAGTCAGCTTCGTGGATGAGCTGATAGAGGAGCGGCTAAAGAGCTGCGTGCTTCTGCTGGCTGCCCTGCTCATGGCAGTGCTGACGGCCACCATTATCAGCAGCATTGTGCTCTCCCGCTATATTTCCAGGCCGCTTCTGAGCCTGAATAAAGCCATGGGAGAGTTTGAGGCCAATGCGGAGGGCTTTTCCTATGTGCCCGCCTACGGAAGCAGAGAGGTCACGTCTCTCTCACACGCCTTCGGCCATCTCGTTATACGGATTCAGGAGCTGATGAACCAGGTGAGGAAGGAGGAGATTGCTCTGAGAAAAACAGAGCTTCGCGCGCTCCAGGCCCAGATTAACCCTCATTTCCTGTACAATACCCTGGATTCCATTGCCTGGATGTGCGAGGAGGGGAGAAACGGGGATGCTGTGGAAATGGTGAACGCCCTGGCCAGGCTGTTCCGCATCAGCATCAGCAAGGGGCACGAGCTGATTCCGGTGGAGAAGGAGGTAGAACACGCCAAAAGCTACCTGCAGATTCAGAAATTCCGCTATAAAAACCAGTTTCAGTACAGCTTTGATGTACAGGAGAGCTGTCTGTGCTATTACTGCAATAAGATCACTCTCCAGCCGATCATTGAAAATGCCATCTATCACGGTCTGAACCGGATGATCGATGAAGGATTCATTGAAATTCGCATTTATGAGGACGGGGATGATGTGGTCTTTACTGTGGAGGACAATGGAGTCGGTATGACAAAGGAACAGTGCGACAGGATTCTCCACCGGGAGGTAAAGGGACAGACGGGAGGCATCGGAATCAAAAACGTCAATGACCGGGTGAAAATATACTTTGGCGAGCAGTATGGAATAACCATAGAGAGCGAGCTGGATGAGGGAACCAAAGTTTCCATCCGCATGCCGAAGGTGAAGGAGGAGATTTATGAAACACGCTAG
- a CDS encoding response regulator: MYTVVVADDEEELRRAIIRRINWEEIGFQVVGEAENGIEALELVGEKEPDLLLTDIRMPFISGVELARQVREIRPATQIAFLSGFDDFSYAQQAIQYNIISYMLKPISMADLTENLIQIKQKIDRLFSEFAERRKNEINISEFLLPLLLDSFQMASTPEREQLLKAQAQACGMIKPESESIRYLVTAVTFRDENGNNCTEHSHVHAVDTILKKYIKYESFFLEDKIVSVLWSTPASFDKYLHILADDIVQSSARILNLRCSLGASRVVQGFTDLSEAYRDAVNAMRYAGRSGQGGVRYIIDEEPFSGVDMDYVMKVVANIEEKIRGGAREELESYLWEVFGCLKDENNSREKVNFMLVEILSCVCRIMYSMSAESDAAALKADPFMQQMAFLDSSLKDASEHFVHFCMAARDRIAEHKTKSSMDICDRAIRYIEDNYSNADLSLMSASTEIGVSPNYLSALIKKRTGNSFVDYLTKKRMETAKILLLNTAMKIREVSEACGYNDQHYFSYCFKKYEGVSPNMLRRQLTQEERQA, translated from the coding sequence ATGTATACAGTAGTAGTTGCAGATGATGAGGAGGAATTGAGGAGAGCCATTATCCGCAGGATTAACTGGGAGGAAATTGGATTTCAGGTGGTGGGAGAGGCTGAAAACGGGATTGAAGCCCTGGAGCTGGTGGGGGAGAAGGAGCCGGATCTTCTTCTCACGGATATACGGATGCCGTTTATTTCCGGCGTGGAGCTGGCCAGGCAGGTCAGAGAGATCCGTCCAGCTACACAGATCGCATTCCTCAGCGGTTTTGACGATTTCTCTTATGCCCAGCAGGCGATTCAGTACAATATTATCAGCTACATGCTCAAGCCGATCTCCATGGCGGATTTGACAGAAAATCTCATTCAGATTAAGCAGAAGATCGACCGGCTGTTCTCCGAGTTTGCCGAGCGCAGAAAAAATGAGATCAATATTTCGGAATTTCTTCTTCCACTTCTGTTAGACAGCTTTCAGATGGCCAGCACGCCGGAGAGGGAGCAGTTGCTGAAAGCTCAGGCACAGGCCTGCGGCATGATAAAGCCGGAGAGCGAGAGTATCCGGTATCTGGTGACGGCAGTTACTTTTCGCGACGAAAATGGAAACAACTGCACAGAGCACAGCCATGTTCATGCAGTAGATACCATTTTGAAAAAATATATCAAATATGAGAGCTTTTTTCTGGAGGACAAGATTGTATCCGTGCTGTGGAGCACACCGGCATCCTTTGACAAGTATCTGCACATTCTGGCAGACGACATCGTCCAGAGCTCTGCCCGTATTCTGAATCTGAGATGCAGCCTGGGCGCCAGCCGTGTAGTCCAGGGTTTTACGGATCTGTCTGAGGCCTACAGGGATGCGGTCAATGCCATGCGCTATGCAGGCAGAAGCGGCCAGGGCGGAGTCAGGTACATTATAGATGAGGAGCCGTTTTCCGGCGTGGACATGGACTATGTGATGAAGGTGGTAGCAAACATCGAAGAGAAGATAAGGGGAGGAGCCAGGGAGGAGCTGGAAAGCTATCTGTGGGAGGTGTTCGGCTGCCTGAAGGACGAGAACAATTCCAGGGAAAAGGTCAACTTTATGCTGGTGGAAATTCTGTCCTGCGTCTGCCGGATCATGTATTCCATGTCAGCCGAATCCGATGCAGCGGCTCTGAAGGCAGATCCGTTTATGCAGCAGATGGCCTTTCTCGACAGCTCCCTGAAGGATGCTTCAGAACATTTTGTTCATTTCTGCATGGCGGCCAGGGATCGGATCGCTGAGCATAAGACGAAGAGCAGCATGGATATATGCGACAGGGCGATTCGCTATATTGAGGATAATTATTCTAACGCAGACCTGTCTTTAATGTCAGCCAGCACGGAGATTGGCGTGAGCCCCAATTATTTAAGCGCCCTGATAAAGAAGCGTACGGGAAACAGCTTTGTGGATTATCTGACAAAAAAGAGGATGGAGACGGCCAAAATCCTGCTCTTAAATACGGCAATGAAAATCCGCGAGGTGTCGGAGGCCTGCGGCTACAATGACCAGCACTATTTCAGCTACTGCTTTAAAAAATATGAGGGAGTTTCGCCGAACATGCTGAGGCGTCAGCTTACCCAGGAGGAGAGGCAGGCATGA